The genomic window CGCGCTGCCCGATGAACCCCGCCGATGACGGCGCCGAAATGTCGTTCGACGGCCGCATGTCCTACGGCGACTACCTGCACATCGACCGGATCCTGACCGCCCAGCACCTGCTGACCGGCGCGCATGACGAGATGCTGTTCATCATCCAGCACCAGACTTCAGAGCTGTGGATGCGCCTCGCGCTGCACGAGCTTGACGCCGCCCGCCGCGCCATCGCCGCAGGCGAGGCCCGCGCCGCCTTCAAGATGCTGGCCCGGATCGCGCGCATCTTCGAGCAGCTCAATTCCGCCTGGGACGTGCTGCGCACCATGACACCGTCGGAATATACCCATTTCCGCGACGGGCTGGGGCAGTCGTCGGGCTTCCAGTCCTGGCAATACCGGCTGATCGAATATGCCGTGGGCAACCGCAACGCCGCGATGCTGCGCCCCCACGCCCACCGCCCCGACATCCTGGCCCGCCTGCAGGCCGAACTTGCCCGCCCCTCGCTTTACGACGAGGCGCTGCGCCACCTGTCGCGCATCGGTCTGCCGGTGCCGCAGGATGTGCTGACCCGCGACCTCGCGCGGCCCTGGGTGGCGCACGCGGGCGTGCAGGCGGTGTGGGAAACCGTGTACCGCGACCCCGAGGCACACTGGGAAGCCTATGAACTGGCCGAGAAACTGGTGGATTTCGAAGATTATTTCCGCCGCTGGCGCTTCAACCACGTGACCACGGTCGAACGGGTGATCGGCTTCAAGCGCGGCACCGGCGGCACGTCGGGCGTGCAATATCTGCGCCGGATGCTGGAGGTCGAGCTTTTCCCCGAACTTTGGCACCTGCGCACGACATTGTGACCCTTTGACGCGGGCACATGGCTCCAGTATCGATTAGGGGAGGCAACAGAATCCGGGCCGCGTGGGCTGGCCCGGCAGGTCAGGGAATTTGCGGATGCGGCGTATTGGCATGAATATCTTTGTGGCGGCGGGCATTGCCGCGATGCTGGGGGGCTGCGTGCCCGACCCGGCGCTGGTCGAGGCGGGGCTGGTCCAGCCGCCGCCGCCGCAGACCTTCACCGACCCCTATGTGGCGACCAAGGACGGCAGCTTCACCGTGCCCGCCGTGCCGGTGGAAAAGGTGCCGCCGCAGTTCCAGCGCCAGACGATCTATTTCCCGACCGAGGAAGCCCCCGGCACGGTGATCATCAACCCAGGCCAGCGCGTGCTGCATCTGGTGACCGGCCCCAACCAGGCGATCCGCTACGGCATTTCCGTCGGGCGCGCCGGGTTCGAATGGTCGGGCGAGGCACTGATCACCGACCGCAAGCACTGGCCGACCTGGACACCGCCGAAAGAGATGATCGAACGCGACCCCAAACTGGCGAAATGGGAAAAGGGCCAGCCGGGCGGGCCGACCAACCCGCTGGGCGCGCGGGCGCTTTACCTGACGACCAACGGCGTCGATTACGGCTACCGCATCCACGGCACGCCGGACTGGCAGTCGATCGGGCGCAGCGCCTCGTCGGGCTGCATCCGCATGATCAACCAGGACGTGATGGACCTGTATCAGCGCGTGCCGAACGGGGCCAAGGTGGTGGTGCTGAATGCCGACGGCACCGCGCCATCGGGCCTGAAGCTGCCGCCGCCCGCGCCGAAGAAGGTGGCCAAGGCCCCCGCCCCGGTGGTGACCCCGGCGGCCGCGCCGGTCGAAACCCCGGCCCTGCCGGAAGCCGCACCCGCCGCTGCCCCCGCCACCACGCCGCCGAACGGGATGCCGCTGTTCGTGCCCGCCCCGCTGCCGCTGGTGCCCCCGGCGCTGCAACTCTGAGGCGACACCCCGGGCCGCCTTGCGCCCGGGGCCCTACCCCAGCCAGCGCGGGTAGTCGCTGACCAGCAGGTGCAGCGGCGGCTCGTCCTCCTCGATCTCGGCAAATCGCCCGATCGGATCGCGGAAGATGTTGTCGGTGACATCGTCGTTCACGGTCGAGACCTCGCCGATCAGCACGTCGCCGCCCTCGCCCCAGAAGGCGTGCCAGTCGCCAGGCATCAGCGTGACGCTTTCGCCCGGTGCCAGCCGCAGCACCTCGCCCGGCGCGAACGCCCGCGCGATGCCGTCGCAGCGCACCATGCCCCCCGCCCCCGCATCGAACGCCCCCGCCGCATCCGACCCGAACAGCTCGACACACAGCGTGGCGCCGCCGCGGTTGATGATGTCTTCGGCCTTGATCACATGGGTGTGCATCGGCGAAAGCTGATCCTGCCGCGAAATCAGCAGCTTCTCGGCATAGCACATGCCACCGCCGCGCCGCAGGTCGGCAAGGTCGCCGTTGCGCAGGGTGAAGAGGAACAGCCCCAGCTCGTCGAACCGCCCCTGCCCGTAGTCGGTGATGTCCCACCCCATGCGGGCATCGACGATCCGCCCGGCATCGCGGCGTGCTGCAAAGGCTTCCGGCGCCCAGTAGGCAAACGGCGGCAGCACGAAGCCGAACGAGCGGATGAATGCGTCCGCCTCTGCCATGATCCGGTTGATACGACTGCGCTGCATCCCCGCCCCCTGCATCCCGGGGCCAAGCTTTGCCCGGCACCCGGCAAAACGCAAGGCTCAGGCGGTCAGCCGCACCGGGGTGTCGCCCGCCGCAAAGGCCGC from Paracoccaceae bacterium Fryx2 includes these protein-coding regions:
- a CDS encoding L,D-transpeptidase, which encodes MNIFVAAGIAAMLGGCVPDPALVEAGLVQPPPPQTFTDPYVATKDGSFTVPAVPVEKVPPQFQRQTIYFPTEEAPGTVIINPGQRVLHLVTGPNQAIRYGISVGRAGFEWSGEALITDRKHWPTWTPPKEMIERDPKLAKWEKGQPGGPTNPLGARALYLTTNGVDYGYRIHGTPDWQSIGRSASSGCIRMINQDVMDLYQRVPNGAKVVVLNADGTAPSGLKLPPPAPKKVAKAPAPVVTPAAAPVETPALPEAAPAAAPATTPPNGMPLFVPAPLPLVPPALQL
- a CDS encoding D-lyxose/D-mannose family sugar isomerase, with the protein product MQRSRINRIMAEADAFIRSFGFVLPPFAYWAPEAFAARRDAGRIVDARMGWDITDYGQGRFDELGLFLFTLRNGDLADLRRGGGMCYAEKLLISRQDQLSPMHTHVIKAEDIINRGGATLCVELFGSDAAGAFDAGAGGMVRCDGIARAFAPGEVLRLAPGESVTLMPGDWHAFWGEGGDVLIGEVSTVNDDVTDNIFRDPIGRFAEIEEDEPPLHLLVSDYPRWLG
- the kynA gene encoding tryptophan 2,3-dioxygenase, translated to MTTPPRCPMNPADDGAEMSFDGRMSYGDYLHIDRILTAQHLLTGAHDEMLFIIQHQTSELWMRLALHELDAARRAIAAGEARAAFKMLARIARIFEQLNSAWDVLRTMTPSEYTHFRDGLGQSSGFQSWQYRLIEYAVGNRNAAMLRPHAHRPDILARLQAELARPSLYDEALRHLSRIGLPVPQDVLTRDLARPWVAHAGVQAVWETVYRDPEAHWEAYELAEKLVDFEDYFRRWRFNHVTTVERVIGFKRGTGGTSGVQYLRRMLEVELFPELWHLRTTL